Part of the Tachyglossus aculeatus isolate mTacAcu1 chromosome 23, mTacAcu1.pri, whole genome shotgun sequence genome, GAAAGCACTCGGGCTGGGGatagtcagagggtgtgggttctaatcccagttctgccacgtgtctgctgtgtgaccttgggcaagtcactcaacttctgtgcctcagtttcctcctctgtaaaatgcgggttaatcctacttattcattcattcaattgtgtttattgagcgcttattgcgactaagcgcttgggatgtacaaatcggcatcgtatagagacggtcctacccaacaacgggctcacagtctagaagggggagacaggcgacaaaacagaacttagattttgagccctgtgtgggctcaaaagcagcgtggcttagtggaaggagcacgggtttgggagtaagaggtcatgggttcaaatcctggctccaccacttgttagctgtttgaccttgggcaagtcacttaacttccctgtgcctcagatacctcatctgtaaaatggggattaagactgtgagccccccgtgggacaacctgatcaccttgtattccccccagcgcttagaacagtgcttcgcacctactAGAACAAagaccagcattattattattacagggactgtatccaacttgattaccttgtatctaccccagcacttagaacagcacctgactcataataagtgcttaacaagtactattattattagtagtaatagtagtagtaataagcactgaacaaataccattaaaaaaaaaatcctactgaCACCATCaaagcctgggttttttttttttaatccactcTTCTCATGGCTTGAGCGGAAATTTTCCCTTTCGAGCACATGGAGCAACTGAATCCAGCACATCTGGAAACATTTTTCAGAATGCTGATGTGTGGGGGGTTCTTTAAAAGTGGTATAATAGAAGCTCTTTTCTTTTTGAAGCTTGACATTAAAATCTAAAAATGCgaatgtcttttttttctttttttggtaggTTAATGTCTATGTGTTGGGGAAAACCTTTCTCCTACTGGCCCGAGAACTCTGCATCAACGCCCCAGCTATAGGTAAGTCTTGGGGTTTGCGTCCAACCCGGGAGATACGATGTGCTCGGAGTCCGAAGATGAGATGGAACATTTTTAGAGAGTAGGGAAAGGACTTGGAAGTCCAGGAATGTCCCAAGATGAGAGGAAATAACTGGAaacagttgggggggggggagaggggtctcCTTGTGTAGAAACCAGAAATGTGGGCTGCCTGTATTTCCATTTTCAGGCATATTTCGTTCGTTGCGTGTTTTCTCTGGGTGGGCTTGAATAGGGGTGGGAGGGTTGGCTGTGGGTGAAGCATTTGAAAAGTTGTAGAATGTAGCTGAAATTCATTCCTGCAATTCTTCCCTCTTAGGCATTTGTCTATTTAACTTTCGGAGCGTAAGCCTCTTAAAGGGAAATCTGTTCTAACCGAATGCAACGATTTCTTTCGTACAACAAACTCCAGTTGTCATTTTCATCATTTAGTCCCTTTGGATGCTTTCCGGACATTTTATGGATTCTCTTTAGCTTGGGCCCGTGAACAGTGCCCGCGTCAAGTGGTACGGCGAACTGGCTAACACGTATGGTTTCTTTCATTCGGGACGGCTTTCTCGTTTTCCAAACTCACCATTTTCACAGGGTAGTACAGTCGTTTGCGGTAAGCCAGGGTGGGTGTCTGAGGACCTTGTCTTCAGCCGTTCACAGAGCAGCTGGCAACTTGGCTTTCTTGGGGAAACCAATCTCACCCGGGCAGTCAGTGAGAAGAGAGGCCAGGTGGGGCCAAGtctagactagacttctagactatttattttattttatttatttttattttattttattttattttattttattttattttattttattttgttagcatgtttggtttcgttctttgtctcccccttttagactgtgagcccactgttgggtagggaccgtctctagatgttgccaacttgtacttcccaagcgcttagtacagtgctctgcacccagtaagcactcaataaatacgattgattgcctatccatcaatcagtgttgcttattgagcacttactgtgtgcagtgcactgtactaaacacttgggagtgtacaatacagtggggttgggggacgtgttccctgcccccaaggagcttacagtcttgagagagacagacaggaataaaaataaattatggttgtggacttaagtgccgtgggactgaggcTGTAGTCCTTGCTTTACTAttgctaaaatcacatttctggaAAATGCCTTATATGACTCTCTCTTACTGTGGAAAATTACAGTAGGAGTTGGGCAGTACGgttctctggatttttttttttggtttttcttatttttttaagtggtactgagcgcttcccatgtgcagagcactgtactaagtacttgggagagtacaacgcacgGGAGTTGGTcagcctgttccctgtccacacacaTTTCAGTCCTCAACATTTGGGTgctgtttgttgccgaattgtactttccactgttgggtagggactgtctctgtctgttgccaacttgtacttcccaagcgcttagtacagtgctctgcacacagtaagcgctcaataaatgattgattgattggttgccgcgcagcgtgcttgggagtgtacagtccgacagagctggtagacacgttccctgcccccagcgaccttacagtctagtctgaTCTCTGTCTGTCGCCTGAGTCTCTGGGCTTGCTGATTCCTATagaatatgatttttaaaaaatggtgttaaGCGTCTACTAACGTGCCAgctaccgtactaagtgctagagtggatacaaggtgattgctttgaacaccgtgtctgtcccacatagggctcacagtcttaaccccctttttacagatgaggtaactgaggcacggagaagtgacttgcccagggtcacccagcggacaagcggtggagcggggattagaacccaggaccccggactccaggctctatccgctgggccccgctgcttctccctggtgtTTTCTAAACACCCGGTGttttctaaataaatacgatcgattgattttctAGAGAAGCGACATTTAAGCCGCTGATCATTTTAGGATAAGGCAGGGTGACCAGCTCCGCGCCGTGTGGGGCAGTTAGGAGGGCTGTGTATTTCAGCAGCCCGAtctttgatttctctgggccccagaggGGCAAAGGAGAGGCCAGCTAACGGGGAAATGCAacattatctgggcctcaggatTACAGGTTCTTGGAATTAGTTGCGGTAGCGGATTTTGGGGTGTGGGAGACGGGTGTTGTGGGGAAagtctgatttattgagcgcttactgtgtggagagcactgtactcttctaGCCTCAGTTGCCGTCTCTCTCTCCAGTAGTCAGCAAGCAGCAGGGATCCCTTTCAGAAATATCCCTCTattcagaaatagagaagcagcgtggctcagtggaaagagcccgggctttggagccagaggtcatgggttcaaatcccggctccgccagttgtcagctgtgtgaccgtgggcaagtcacttaacttctctgggcctcagttacctcgtctggaaaatggggatgaagactgtgagccccccgtgggacaacctgatcaccttgtaacctccccagcgcgtagaacggtgctttgcacatagtaagcgcttaataaatgccattattattattattatcccgcgcTGTCACCCTCCAGCTGTGCGGGAAGCTCCGGGCCCCTTGCGTAGCGTGTTTCCGGAGGGGCAGTCCACTGGCTTCCGTTTCCATTTGCTCAGAGGGGCAGAAAAACCACGTGAGGAGCAGTGTTGGAAGCGGGATGGAAAGCTTGGCAGCTCGGTTCTCCGGTGAGAAACCATTTTAGTTTCCTCTGAGGCCTTTCTAAATCTAGTCACGGAATCTCCCCGTCTCAAATGCCTGTAGTAGCTATAAATTTCAAGCCCCGTGACAACCTTCAAGTTCAGTTTGTTTGCGGTAACGATTACTTTCGTGAGCGTTCGTGTATCTTGGCTCTgtacaaactttttttttttaatcaccctTCAGATTTGGGGGAGAATTGAGTCCAGTTAAGTGCCAATGACATGGTTTGTTTCatcgtccgtctctcccttctagactgagcgccggttgtcgggtagggactgtctctctctgttgccgaattgtacttccccagcacgtagaacggtgctttgcacatagtaagcgcttaataaatgccatcattattattattatgccgcgCTGTCACCCTCCAGCGGTGCGGGAAGCTCCGGGCCCCTTGCGTAGCGTGTTTCCGGAGGGGCAGTTCACTGGCTTCCGTTTCCATTTGCTCAGAGGGGCAGAAAAACCACGTGAGGAGCGGTGTTGGGAACGGGATGGGAAGCGTGGCGGCTCGGTTCTCCGGTGAGAAACCATTTTAGTTCCCTCTGAGGCCTTTCTAAATCTAGTCACGGAATCTCCCCGTCTCAAATGCCTGTAGTAGCTATAAATTTCAAGCCCCGTGACAACCTTCAAGTTCAGTTTGTTTGCGGTAACGATTACTTTCGTGACCGTTCGTGTATCTTGGCTCTgtacaaacttttttttttaatcaccctTCAGATTTGGGGGAGAATTGAGTCCAGCTAAGTGCCAGTGACGTgctttgtttcgtcgtccgtctctcccttctagactgagcgccggttgttgggtagggaccgtctctgttgctgaattgtacttcccaaacgcttagtacagtgctctgcacacagtaagcgctcagtaaatgattgaatgagtgaaatggagGCCTAAGCGGAGTCCGATGTGCTCCGTTGCAGGGATGGAGGAGCCACCGGTCACCCGCAAGCGTCTTCCGCTGCTGCTGCCGGAGTTAGGGAGGGTGCCGTCAGGCTGGCCCGGAGATCTGGTTTAACCACCTCCAGGCTCTTGTtggcctctcctcctttccttttttctagcAACCGACTCTCAAACCGTGAGCTGGTTTGGGAGCGGTGGGGAGAGTGCCGTCTTCCTCAGCCTTTTTAATTTGGGCTTTTTTTAAACTCGCCCCCTGACTTGAGACTGGTATGGCCCCTAAAATTGGCTAATGATTAGAGGGGCCTGCAGGAACGGCACCGCCTATATTAGAAAGCAAGTCCTGGTTTTACCGCTCTCCGAGAACAAGAGCCAGGGAGCgggggaagataataatgataataatgttggtatttgttaagcgcttactatgtgcaaggcactgttctaagcgctggggtagatacaaggtaatcaggttgtcccacatgggactcagtcttcatcatccccatttcacagatgagggaactgaggcgcagagaagttaagtgacttgcccagagtcgcacagctgacaagtggcatagccgggatttgaacccacgacctctgactccaaagcccgggctctttccactgagccacgctgcttctcctaagcagcaGACGGcttgagggggctgggggagtcaTTGGTGAAACTTAACATTCATCCAGCCCCACCTGAGGACGAGCCGGGCGGCTCGTAGGGGGGGGATGCtccggttcatcatcatcatcaatcgtatttattgagcgcttactaggtgcagagcactgtactaagcgcttgggaagtacaaattggcaacatataggttcaGTTAACGTGAGCGCGGGCGTAAGCCAGCTGGGATGGAGCCGACCAGGCACGGGTTGTTTTGGAAAGAAAAGTTGGCTCTCCTTTGTGGCGCACGGTATCCGGTTGGCCGGTGGACTCGGTGCCTTAAATTCAAGTGTTTCCCCGGTGCCCAACAAAGGCAGGGGCATCAACACcgtccttccccaccaccccctacaGCAAGGGTGATCACTTAcatttgattgtactttccacatgcttagtaataataataataatgatgatggtatttattaagcgcttactatgtgccaggcactgttctgagcgctggggggatacaaggtaatcaggttgtcccacatggggcatcaacaccctccttccccaccaccccctacaGCAAGGGTGATCACTTAcatttgattgtactttccacatgcttagtaataataataataataatgatgatggtatttattaagcgcttactatgtgccaggcactgttctaagcgctggggggatacaaggtaaccaggttgtcccacatggggcatcaacaccctccttccccaccaccccctacaGCAAGGGGGATCAGTTACccttgattgtactttccaaatgcttagtaataacaataataataataatggtatttattaagcgcttactatgtgccaggcactgttctaagcactggggggatacaaggtaaccaggttgtcccacatggggctcacagtcttaatccccattttccagatgagggaactgaggcacagagaagtgacttgcccagagtcacacagctggcagagccggaattagaacccaggacctctgactcccaagcccgggctccatcgTCCGAGCCCCGCTCtacaccccgtaagcgctcaatcagtacgactgaatgaattacacgTCCTGAGGGGCAAGGTAAAAGGCTTTATAACTTCCAGGGTGGTGGTTTATTTTTTAACCGCTCCGTTTTAGAACACCCTTTCGGAGTCTGCTATACACAAAATAGACGCACGTAAGGTGCCGCACTGTATCAATGCTTGCCGCCCGGTGCCATTTTTAATGAGTCAGATAgcttatgaataaataaaataagattAGACCCAACAGCACTCCTTCGCATTGGCCGAGGAGAGCCCGCCGCCCCGGGCCGTCAGGCGCGGACCCCTCCCACGGCGGCCGCCGTCTTCCAAGGAGAGATTCCGTCCCCTCGCCCCGGCAGCAGCGGTGGGATGGccttccccccccgcccgccgcctCACGCGTAGAAAATGAGTTCTGGAATCTGTCCTCCTTGGACGCCCGTGCCGTTGGTGCTGTCCGAGGAACACTGGAACTGGAAGGTCACCTTTCCGCACTGCACCTCCGTCATGCCCTCCTGCCCGAAGTAGCTGAGCTCGTTGCCGTCCAGCACGGCGCTGACGTTGTAAAAGGTGTCCTGCTCCACCTGGACGGGGTGCTCGAACCAGACGGCGAAGGTGCTGCTGGACCCGTCGGAGACGAACTTGGTCAGGTTTTGGGCCAGCAGGACGCCGAGCCGCTTGAGTTCGATTCTGACGCCGTACTCGGCTTTGCCGGAGCTGGAGCCGTACAGGCCCAGCCCGGCGATAAATATCCTCCGGTCGACGGCGAACTGGATGCTGTCGCAGCGGCCGCGGTACCTCCACTGATTGCTGCGGTAGGCCGACGACTGGAAGCGGTGGCACCTCTGCGGGGCCAGCCCCTTCCGCTTGGTCAGCGGGAAGGCCAGCTGGGGCTTGTTGGCGGCCGTGTACCACAGGAAGATGCTGCGGGTCTCCTCCAGCGTGAGCACGTCCGACTGGGCCGCCCCGTTGGCGAACTCCTCCAGGGTCATGGTGGGGATGCGGACCAGGTAGAGGGCCTTCCCCAGCACCTTCCTCTGGTTCCCGGGGCTGACGGCCAGCCCCCGCCTCCGGCACTCGGCCCCCGCCCAGCCGAGGACGGCCTCGAACACGACCGCCTCCTTGGCGTTGAGCGCCTCCCGCGTGACGATGATCTCCAGCGTCTGCCGGTCGATCTCGCGGAAGCCCTCGGACGCGAGGGCCACCTCCGCCTGGGCGTCGATCACCTCCCAGCAGCGCTGGGTCAGCTCCGGCTCCTCGAACAGGCGGCTCTGGGAGAGGAGGACGCAGGCGTTCTTGGCCTCCAGGCTCGTCTCCAGGAAGTTGACGCAGGCCTTGGCCAGGGCGGGGACGATGTACTTCTTGGCCGCGTACAGCGTGGCCAGCACCGTGTCGGCCTCCAGCTCGATCTCGTCGCTGTACATGTACCTGGGCAGACGGAGGGCCCCCCACCGCTGATGACGCGGATGTGGCCGAACTCGCCGTTCGTGCCCGACCTCTTACCGGGCGCAGAACGCCGTGCAAAACGCTCCGGGGAGGACAGCGGGAGAGTCGCTAGACACGGTCCTGCCACGGAGGAGCTCCTGCAAACAGCGGACGGAGCCCCCCCAAGCCCTCACTTTGGCCTGGAACCGAACGGCCAAACCCCGCTGGCCCCACCGTCCTCCACGGTGGGGCTAAATACCCTCTGTCGTCAAGGGGATTTatcggtgcgcagagcactgtgctaagggcttggaggAAGAGACTCCCAAGGGAGCGcgctctccccaccccgcagGCGCTgccccccccaaatcctccccaccccctttctcccaAGGGAAGAGACCACTCACTTCAGCAAGATGAGGAAGGCCGCCGGTTCCACGTCGGGGATGTGGATTTCCGACTTGACCTCGGCGAGGTCCCCGTAGAACATGGCGTAGAAGACGGAGCTCCCAACCGCCAAGACgtactgggaaggaggagagtttCCAATCAACGGTGGCATCGTGCCCCCCGCTCCGGGCCCGTCGACCCCCAACAAGCAGAAGCCATTCAGCCcgggcgttattattattattatttcattgaatggtgcttattgagtgcttactgtatgcagaacactgcactgagcgctgggaacGAGGAGGCGCAGAGCCCAAACCGAGATGGCCGGGAATTCCCTAATTCCCAAAGTGGCCTTTCCGGTCgagtgtgagcccgtcgttgggcagggaccgtctctatctgttgccgatttgtacttcccaagcgcttaggccagtgctctgcacacagtgagcgcttagtagataccattattattattattattcgtggctcaatggaaagagcacgggcttgggagtcagaggtcatgggttcaactccccgctccaccaactgtcagccgtgtgactttgggcaagtcacataggttctctgtgcctcagtcaccccatctgtaaaacggggatgaagactctgagcccccagtgggacaacctgctcaccttgtctcccccccagtgcttagaacagtgctttgcacatagtaagcgcttaacaaataccatcattattattatgactattattattaagggtgccAAGGCGCGGCCGTGCCAGCCGTGTCCACGAGGGAATGAAGGAGTGGCTCTGAGGGAATGGGGCAGCTGTACcaaccttgtgagcagggactgtcttggACGCCCCCACGGGGCCGACGACGAAGTGAACGTCGGCCATGAGCTCGTTATTGAACATGAGCGCGTTCCTGGAAGAcgcaaggagagaagagggggcggCTGAGGGGAGGCCGCGCAGCTcagagggaagagcccgggcttgggagtcggaggtcatgggctgtaatcccggctctgccacctgtcagctgtgtgaccttgggcaagtcacttcacttctctgggccttagttaccccatctgtaaaatgggggtgaagactgtgagcccccacatgggacaacttgatcacctcgtatctccccaagtgcttagaacagtgcttggcacatagcaagcgcttaacaaatgccatcattattattgttatttgctgtgtgactttgggcaggtcacttctctgggcctcagttccctcatctgtaaaatggggatgaagactgtgagcacccctgtgggacaacctgattaccttgtatctatcccagcacttagaacagtgcttggcatgtaataagcacttaaatgccctcatcattattattattcttattagctgtgtgactttgggcaagtcacttaacttctctgtgcctcagttccctcatctctaataatagtaacaataataatgatggtatttgttaagcgcttactatgtgccgagcactgttctaagcactggtggtggtggtggggggggggatacgaggtaagcaggttgtcccacttgaggctcacagccttcattcccattttccagatgagggaactgaggcccagagaagttaagtgacttgccccaaatcacacagctgaaaaatggggattgactgtgagcccccaccgtgggacaaccttgtatcttctccagtgcttagaacagtgcttggcacataggaagcgcttagcaaacaccattattattattgttgttattattcgtggctcaatggaaagagcccgggctttggagtcagaggtcatgggttcaaatcctggctccgccaattgtcagccgtgtgactttgggcaagtcacttaggttctctgtgcctcagttcccctcatctgtaaaatgggggttaagactgtgagccccccgtggggcaacctgatcaccttgtgctctccccagcgcttagaacagtgctttgcacatagtaagcgcttaacaaatgccattattatgatgatgatgatgatgatgattaagggtgCCAAGGCGCGGCCGTGCCAGCCGTGTCCACGAGGGGGCGCCGCGGGCCCTCACCCAGCCGGCGGCCGCCcgggttccttcattcattcattcattcattcaatcgtatttattgagcgcttactgtgtgcagagcactggactaagcgcttgggaagtccaagttggcaacacatagagacggtccctacccaacaacgggctcacagtctagaaggagacagacaacaaaataataataataatggcatttgttaagcgcttactatgtgcaaagcactgttctaagagctgggaaggttacaaggtgatcaggttgtcccacgtggggctcagttttcctcctccaggaggccttcccaaactgagtcccctccttcctctcccccagccttacctccttcccctccccacagcacctgtatattcggttgtacgtatttattactctattttatttgcacatatttattttgttaatatgttttgtgcctgtctcccccttctagaccgtgagccccctgttgggtagggaccgtctctacatgttgccaacctggacttcccaagcgcttagtacagtgctctgcacacagtaagcgctcaatcaatacgatcgaatgaatgaatcccccttttcccgatgagggaactgaggcccagagaagcgaagcgacttgcccaaagtcccccagctgacagttggcggagccgggatttgaacccataacctgactccaaagcccgggctctttccactgagccacgctgcttctaagctccggggtaggtacaagttaatcaggttggacacaatccctgtcccacatggggctcatactcttcatccccattttcccgatgagggaactgaggcccagagaagcgaagcgacttacccaaagtcacccagctgacagttggcggcgccgggattttgaaccctgttttattttattaatatgttttgttgtctgtctcccccttctagactgtgagcccactgttgggtagggaccgtctctatatgttgccaacttgtacttcccaagcgcttagtacagtgctgtgcacacagtaagcgctcaatgaatacgattgattgattgattgactccaaagcccgggctttttccacggagccacgctgctgcccttcAAAGtaaaacatccattcattcagagaagcggcgtggctccgtggaaagagcccgagctttggaggcagaggtcatgggttcaaatcccgccaccgccaactgtcagccgtgtgactttgggcaggtcacttcgcttctctgggcctcagttccctcatttgtaaaatgggggtgaagactgtgagccccacgtgggacaacctggtcgccttgtaaattccccagcgcttagaacagtgctctgcacatagtaagcgcttaatgccgttaaaaaaaaaaaagactgtgagccccctgtgggacaacctgatcgccttgtgacctccccagcgctttgcacatagtaagcgcctaataaataccaacgttattattattattctatcgtatttattgagcgcttcctgcgtgcttctctgggcctcagttccctcatctgtaaaatggggatgaagactgtgagccccacgtgggacaacccgatcgccttgtaaattccccagcgcttagaacagcgctctgcacatagtaagcgcttaatgccgttttttttttttttaaaaaaactgtgagccccccgtgggacaacctgatcgccttgtgacctccccagcgctttgcacatagtaagcgcctaacaaataccaacgttattattattattctatcgtatttattgagcgcttcctgcgggcttctctggtcctcagttccctcatctgtaaaatggggatgaagactgtgagccccccgtgggacaacctgatcgccttgtaaattccccagcgcttagaacagcgctctgcacatagtaagcgcttaatgccgttttttttttaaaaaaaaaaactgtgagccccccgtgggacaacctgatcgccttgtgacctccccagcgctttgcacatagtaagcgcttaacaaatacaccaacgttattattattctatcgtatttattgagcgcttcctgcgtgcttctctgggcctcagttccctcatctgtgaaatggggatgaagactgtgagccctccatgggacaacccgatcgccttgtaaattcccctgaacagcgctgtgcacatagtaagcgcttaatgccgtttaaaaaaaaaaaaagactgtgagccccccgtgggacaacctgatcgccttgtgacctccccagcgctttgcacatagtaagcgcttaaataccaacgttattattattatttttccatcgtatttactgagcgcctcctgcgtgcagagcactgtactaagcgctggggaagtccgtggggggggggggggctcacctcTCGCGCAGGGTGGGGTGGAAGGCCTGCCAGTGCCCCGGCTCCACGTGGTTGTTGTTGTTGAGGTTGCGGAGcgtgggcgggggcgggggcgttgGCGGGGGGCCCGGCCTCTTGGCGGGGGgcgacgaggaggacgaggaggaggaggaggaagcggcgGCGGCTGCGGCAGCGTTGGGGCCGGCGGGGTACAGCTCCGCTGCCATCTTCCCCCTTCAGCGGGCGGGAAGGCCCGCcttcatggcggcggcggcgtcggGCTCCCCCGGCCTCCCGACCGGCCGGCTCCGAAGCCCCCGACCGACtgcgctcccctcccctccgaccCCTCTAATACGAGCCGCCGCCGGCGCGTCAGCAC contains:
- the BTBD6 gene encoding BTB/POZ domain-containing protein 6, yielding MAAELYPAGPNAAAAAAASSSSSSSSSSPPAKRPGPPPTPPPPPTLRNLNNNNHVEPGHWQAFHPTLRERNALMFNNELMADVHFVVGPVGASKTVPAHKYVLAVGSSVFYAMFYGDLAEVKSEIHIPDVEPAAFLILLKYMYSDEIELEADTVLATLYAAKKYIVPALAKACVNFLETSLEAKNACVLLSQSRLFEEPELTQRCWEVIDAQAEVALASEGFREIDRQTLEIIVTREALNAKEAVVFEAVLGWAGAECRRRGLAVSPGNQRKVLGKALYLVRIPTMTLEEFANGAAQSDVLTLEETRSIFLWYTAANKPQLAFPLTKRKGLAPQRCHRFQSSAYRSNQWRYRGRCDSIQFAVDRRIFIAGLGLYGSSSGKAEYGVRIELKRLGVLLAQNLTKFVSDGSSSTFAVWFEHPVQVEQDTFYNVSAVLDGNELSYFGQEGMTEVQCGKVTFQFQCSSDSTNGTGVQGGQIPELIFYA